From a region of the Tamandua tetradactyla isolate mTamTet1 chromosome 10, mTamTet1.pri, whole genome shotgun sequence genome:
- the LOC143648044 gene encoding keratin-associated protein 13-1-like, whose translation MYSKYCSGNFSSCSLRSSLRHLGSTCVSSYPSNLVYSTDLCSPSTSLYSGCQETCYKPSGCGVSCAVSKPCPTSCYRPRTSVLCSPCQPTYPRSLDCGTRSTCTLGYGARSCYSLGCGTTGFRSLGCGIGSFPLLGYRSGFYCPPYFASRKC comes from the coding sequence ATGTATTCCAAATACTGCTCTGGAAACTTCTCCTCCTGCTCTCTTAGGAGCTCTTTGCGGCACCTAGGCTCCACCTGTGTTTCTTCCTACCCCAGCAACCTGGTCTACAGCACTGACCTGTGCTCTCCCAGCACCTCTCTCTACAGTGGCTGTCAGGAGACCTGCTACAAGCCCAGCGGCTGTGGGGTGTCCTGTGCGGTGTCCAAACCCTGCCCGACTTCCTGCTACCGCCCCAGGACCTCCGTGCTCTGCAGTCCCTGCCAGccgacttacccaaggtcactgGACTGTGGCACTAGGAGCACCTGTACTCTTGGCTATGGAGCAAGAAGCTGCTACTCGCTGGGCTGTGGAACCACTGGTTTCAGATCATTGGGTTGTGGAATCGGCAGTTTCCCTCTCCTGGGATATCGATCTGGATTTTACTGCCCACCCTACTTTGCTTCTAGAAAATGCTAA
- the LOC143648043 gene encoding keratin-associated protein 13-2-like, whose protein sequence is MYSKYCSGNFSSCSLGSSLRQLGSTCVSSYPSNLVYSTDLCSPSTSLYSGCQETCYKPSSCGVSCVVSNPCQTSCYRPRTSVLCSPCQPTYLRPLDCGPRSTCTLDYGARSCYSLGCGTTGFRSLGCGTRSFPLLGYRSGFYCPPYFASRSCQSPCY, encoded by the coding sequence ATGTATTCCAAATACTGCTCTGGAAACTTCTCCTCCTGTTCCCTTGGGAGCTCTCTGCGGCAACTAGGCTCCACCTGTGTTTCTTCCTACCCCAGCAACCTGGTCTACAGCACTGACCTGTGCTCTCCCAGCACCTCTCTCTACAGTGGCTGTCAGGAGACCTGCTACAAGCCCAGCAGCTGTGGGGTGTCCTGTGTGGTGTCCAACCCCTGCCAGACATCCTGCTACCGCCCCAGGACCTCTGTGCTCTGCAGTCCCTGCCAGCCGACTTACCTGAGGCCGCTGGACTGTGGGCCGAGGAGCACCTGTACTCTTGACTATGGAGCAAGAAGCTGCTACTCACTGGGTTGTGGAACCACTGGTTTCAGATCACTGGGTTGTGGAACCCGCAGTTTCCCTCTCCTGGGATATCGATCTGGATTTTACTGCCCACCTTACTTTGCTTCTAGAAGTTGCCAGTCACCTTGTTACTGA
- the LOC143648045 gene encoding keratin-associated protein 13-1-like — MYSNCCSGNFSSCSLGSSLRYPGYSCGFSYPSNLVYSTDLCSPSTSLYSGCQETCYKPSSCGVSCAVSNPCPTSCYQPRTSVLCSPCQPAYTKSLGCGTRSTCSLGYGARSCYSLGCGVTGFRSLGCGTRVSPFLGYGSGLCCPSYFPSRSCQPSCYRPTCGSGFYCSTC; from the coding sequence ATGTACTCCAACTGCTGCTCTGGAAACTTCTCCTCCTGCTCTCTTGGGAGCTCTCTGCGGTACCCAGGTTACTCCTGCGGCTTTTCTTACCCCAGCAACCTGGTCTACAGCACTGACCTCTGCTCTCCCAGCACCTCTCTCTACAGTGGCTGTCAGGAGACCTGCTACAAGCCCAGCAGCTGTGGGGTGTCCTGTGCGGTGTCCAACCCCTGCCCGACGTCCTGCTACCAGCCCAGGACCTCCGTGCTCTGCAGTCCCTGCCAGCCGGCTTACACAAAGTCTCTGGGCTGTGGCACTAGGAGCACCTGTTCCCTTGGCTATGGAGCACGAAGCTGCTACTCCCTGGGCTGTGGAGTCACTGGTTTCAGATCACTGGGTTGTGGAACCCGTGTCTCCCCTTTCCTGGGATATGGTTCCGGATTATGCTGCCCATCCTACTTTCCTTCTAGGAGCTGCCAGCCTTCTTGCTACAGACCGACCTGTGGATCGGGCTTCTATTGTTCAACTTGCTAA